The genome window TGACAGGAGGCGAAACAGCGCCTTTTCCTTCTCCGCCTCGCCCAGGAGGACGTTGTATATCTGACCGTCTTTTATGTAGACCGTCCCCGAGATCTTCCCCGAGGTTGCCTTGAGTTCGCCTTCCTTTTTGTTGAAGTGCAGTACCTGCAGGAGGTCCACGAGCGACATGTGGGCGAGGCTTCCGCGCATCTCCCCCGTGTCGGCCTCTTTTTCCTCCTTGCCGGTGGAAAGGAGCGTCTGTTTTATCCTTCCGAACAACTCCTCGACGTTGAAGGGCCTTGTGAGGAAGATGTCCTTGCCGACCCGGAAGGCCTTTACGTAGGCAACGCTGTCGGAGAGGAAGACGAACGGCACCTTGGCGGTGTGTGGGTTGTTGGTAAGTATCTGGAAAACCCGGTCCCCGCTTATTACCGGAAGGTCAACGTCGATGACTATAAGCAGCGGCGGTTCCTTAAGCGACATCTCGATGGCCTTGGCGCCGTCGGCCGCGTCCGTGAGTTCGCAGCCCTTTGCCTTCAGATACTCCGAGATCTCGGCGGCCTCTTCGGGGTCTTTAAGGGCGAGCAGTATTTTGTTGTTTTCCGCCATCAGAGCTGCTCCTGAAGCGAGTAGTCTTTCTGGAACTTGGCCAGCAGGCCGTCGACAAAGTACGGGTCGGAAGTCTGAAAACACGTGAACGTATCACCCCAGCTCTCCTTGCAGAGGAACGCATAGGCGAGGTCCTCGTTCAGGAAGAAGGTGAAGGTGACTTCGCCGAGGCGGTGGTCCGACAGGGCTATGGGGGTCGCGCCCTTTGTCTCGAACTTGCCCCCCACGTCCTCGCCGACAACGAATATCTTCGTGGCGGTAGTGCCCGCGGAGTCGAGTAGTTTTTTCATATGACGGTCCAGTTCCAGGCTCTTCGTTCCGATGTAGAGTATGCCCCTTTTGTCCGGGACTCTGGTTATCTCCTTTATTACCATATCGCCGATCACATCCATAAAGGGGCGTGGGATGTCCTGGCCCTGGCCGATATCGAAGTTGCTATAGCCCTTGCCTTCATGCCCCTTGCCGAGGACGGACGCCGTTATTTCCCAGAAGATCTTATCCTTGAGGGAGAGTTTTTCCCAGAGGGAATCTTTCCTTTCCGATATTTTCTTGCTCGCCACACCGACGAGTTCCCCGTAGCCGTTTGCGTCTTTGGGGTATGTGGCCTGGGCGAATATGACCGGGGCGGCGTGCCCATCCGCCATCTTAAGTTTGGTGACGGCCTTTGTAAGCTTCCGTATGGTGATCAACGCGCCGAAGTAATCCGTATGGGGGAGGACGGTTATGATCCGTCTGTCTTCGAGCATGCCCACCACGTCGCAGTCCCTCACCACCTGCTGGATGGTCGTGACCACCTCTTTCAGGAAGTCCAGGAACTTTTTCTTGTCGGGGACCTGTTTCCTGTCCTGAAAGGCGTCGATATGGGTCAGGATTACCGAGAACTGGTTCCCGTACCTTTCCGAGCGTATGGCCTCGAGCCTCCCGTATTCGTTCATGAAGAAGGCATCGTGGAAACGGCTCTTTAGCTCCTCCATGGTTTTAGCGGCGGGCGAGGTTTTTTTAGCTGGTTTTGCCGTCTTGCTCAAAGGTCAAGAGAGTCCTTTCGTTTTTAGTACCCATAGAGTAAGCCGCTCGGGAGGGAACGGCCGCGGGAACGGGCGGGCCCTGCTACATCTTATACTTGCCGAAGGATTCCGGCGAGAGTTCATCCAGGAGTTCGCTCCACTTTTTCGAATCGATACGTTTTTTGCCGTCGGCGTCGTCAAGCTCCATCTTGTTGGACTTATCGATTACCTCCGTAGAGACGTAGATAGGAGATCTCGTGCGCAGCGCCAACGCGATGGCGTCGCTGGGCCTCGCGTCTATCTCGTGAGAGGTGTTGTTTACGTTTATGTGTATGGTGGCGTAGTAGACGTTATCCTTTATGTCGTTCACCTCTATCTTTTCGACGGTTACGTCCATGCGCCCGAGTACGTCCTTCAGGAGGTCGTGGGTCATGGGCCGGGAGAACTGTATTTTTTCAAGCTCCGCCGCTATGGCGCTTGCCTCCAGCAAACCTATCCATATGGGGAGCGAGTTCTTATCGTCGGTATCCTTGAGGATAACTACAGGGGCGTTGGTAAAGGGGTCTATGGTAAGGCCGGACACCGTCATTTTCAAGAACATAGAAGACTCCTTTCCTGGGAGACACCCCGAAGGGAGTTCGCGTAGGCGTCCGTTATAAGCACACGAGCCATCTCCCCGATAATGTCCGCATCCGCCGGGAAGTTCACCACCCTGTTACACTCGGTCCTCCCGGTAAGCTCTTCGGCGGAACCCTTGCTCACCCCTTCGACCAGCACCGCCTTTAGCCTCCCTACCATCTCCGCGTTCTTCCTTGCGCTTATCTCCTTCTGGGTGGACTGGAGGATGTCGAGCCTCCGGACCTTTATCTTTTCATCCACATGGTCTTCGAACGTGGCCGCCATGGTGCCGGGTCTCGGGGAGTACTTGAACGAGAACACACCGTCGAACTCCACCTCCCCCAATATCTCCATCGTTGCCTGGAACTCTTCGTCCGTCTCGCCCGGGAAGCCCACGATTATATCGGTGGTTATGGATATCCCCGGATATAGTTTTTTGAGGAGTAAAACCTTTCCGAGGTAGTCCCGGGCCGTATACCCCCTCCTCATCCTCTCGAGCACCCTGTCGGAGCCTGACTGTACCGGCAGATGGACGC of Thermodesulfobacteriota bacterium contains these proteins:
- a CDS encoding bifunctional nuclease family protein, with protein sequence MFLKMTVSGLTIDPFTNAPVVILKDTDDKNSLPIWIGLLEASAIAAELEKIQFSRPMTHDLLKDVLGRMDVTVEKIEVNDIKDNVYYATIHINVNNTSHEIDARPSDAIALALRTRSPIYVSTEVIDKSNKMELDDADGKKRIDSKKWSELLDELSPESFGKYKM